Proteins from a single region of Artemia franciscana chromosome 2, ASM3288406v1, whole genome shotgun sequence:
- the LOC136035287 gene encoding uncharacterized protein LOC136035287, with protein MYNNLRAQIKIPSCPTESVVVPVRKGVRQGSVVSPTLYNNSVLPAQAQVATSCVSKGIDVSLMAYADDLLNLNRSADRLSKNFDVLSREYNKIGLSFNVSKSAVLFFNAGYYEKEILLGDSAVKLCESITYLGLPIGRSLYSTGRRELLRHVEVKIQIAYG; from the coding sequence ATGTACAATAACCTTAGAGCGCAAATTAAAATACCCTCATGTCCGACTGAATCCGTTGTTGTACCAGTTCGTAAAGGGGTCAGGCAAGGCTCAGTTGTGTCTCCGACTTTGTATAACAATAGCGTTCTGCCGGCACAAGCACAAGTAGCTACGTCTTGTGTTTCAAAAGGGATCGATGTTTCGTTGATGGCGTATGCTGATGACCTGCTTAATTTGAACAGGTCTGCCGATCGGCTATCgaagaattttgatgttttgagtagggaatataataaaataggcTTATCATTTAATGTGTCTAAATCGGCCGTTCTGTTCTTCAACGCGGGGTATTATGAGAAAGAAATTCTTTTAGGTGATTCAGCTGTTAAGCTATGTGAGAGCATTACCTACCTTGGTTTACCAATCGGTCGAAGCCTCTACTCGACGGGAAGACGGGAACTTTTACGACACGTAGAGGTGAAAATCCAGATTGCTTATGGATAA